CAGGACTGATTTTAGGAACGGAACCAGTAGTCTGAAAAATGCTAAAGAGAATGCATTAACACCTATGTTTATAGCCTTAATACATTTAGTACTCTTATGTGTTTCTTCCACCACCACCAAACGATTCTCCAATTCTCAGCAGACACTGACTAGATAGCCTACAGATTCAGTTATGACCCTATCTACCTGGAAtcagtgtcagatcccacaggttaagggctcagtccaaCAAGAGTGCCCCCAATTCAGACACCTGTCAAGTGCagattgtcacctgtgcttctcaCTCACTGGCTATAAATGTCAGCTTCCCAATGACATTCGCCTTGGGTTTGATTCATTTGCTAGAGTAGCTCACAGAACTCGGAAAAAACATTTACTTAGACATTTACCagcttattataaaggatacagatgaacagccagatggcGAGGCACATAGGGTAGGGTCCCATGCAGAGGAGCTCCTGTCCAAACCCAGTCCCTTGGGGTTTTTAaagaggcttcattacataggccaTTGGCGATTGATTCAACctgcagcccctctcccctcccgaaAGGTGGGGGGACTGGGGGGTTGAGAGTTCCAACCCTTGAATCACACAGTTGGTTCCCCTGGCCACCAGACCCCATCCATAGGTTACTCAGGGGCTTTCCAAAAGTGACCTCATTAATGTGACAAGACACCTTTAtcactcttatcacttaggaaattccaagggttttaggagctctgtgccaggaaaggagacaaagaccaaatgtatatttcttataaGTCACAATATCACAAGTACTAAATCACACTTTTTCACTTCACAGGTTTATTTTAGCAGCTCGGTTTTATTACATTCTacgtatttaatatatttatatttctatccaTTCTGCATAGATGGCATATTCATTAACTTTTATAGTTGACTTTTTCATTTGGTATTTGCTGCTACCTGGCCCGAAGAATCAGGAAGACAAATACAACTCGCTTGGTGGAAACATGGTGCAGCATTTCACTTGTCAGCAGAACTCTACTTTGCTGTAGGCTTCAGTGTcagcttttcttcctcctcatttTCGAATCCCGAACAGACGAGAGATCTTCCCTTAGGATATCGAGCACAACACTTCCGCAGTTCTTGGATGACAGCCTGACACTTAGATTCCATGTAGTTGTTGGCTGCAAAACAGACACGCAGAccctagtcatgatctcacagagctAAGGCCCGGGGAGGTTCAGATCAGTGCCTCCCACTCCTTTTAACTTTCTTGTATCTCCAGACGTGGAAGAAAGAGGATGTACCCAGGTCCACTTAATTCTTTCTGATGTAGAGACCAATCAACAGGCTAATTACAAATAAAAGCACGATTTACAAAGTGGTTGAAGGAACTTTAtatatcatttccttttctttaaaattcatttaatagCTTATGTGCCCTCTTCTAGAACACCGGCGGCTGCAGAATCTCCGCAAGCTCAGAACGGTTCTTACGCTTTTCAAGGGTTGTAAACCCACCCCACGTACCCACCCACACCCTATACAACAAAGACCTgctggcctgcaaagcctaaaatatttactgtttggccctttacagaaaatatgtGAAGACCCCTACTATACATAGACCCTATGTCAAGGAGAACTTGACCTAAAGGTTCTAGGTCAGCTGCACTTGATCTGAATCCTCTGCTGCTAAAATGGAGTGCATGGGAGTTAGtccaggattaaaaaaagaaaacaattcatgcTGAGTGGTTGAGTCCAGACTTGGAGCCAGACCAAAGAGGTTCAAATCCTCACTGTGCCCCTTATAGtagtgtgaccctggacaagttatATAACTTCTGTGtcaatttccccatctataaaatgggggtcaataatagcatctacctcaTGGATGAAAGGATTCAATGACTTAATATGTTTAAAATCCTTATGGCTGTGCTTAATGCTAACTCTTAGCCCTCCCACCCTCACTCCTCCCACACTATAGCAAGGGAGTGTCTCTACCTTGATTCTTGTTCTTCCTTAGCCATAGGTTGCTAATTCAAATAAGGTAAGAATTTATTTGGGAGAAGGAATTGTGAAAaacagtttttactttttcttaagtttggaGGAAGTGAAGAGGATGAATAAAGTAGCATTATCATTATACattaatattttagattaaaagatatttatgggggcgcctgggtggctccgtcatttGAGCAccctgcttcggctcaggtcatgatctcgcagttcatggatttgagccctgcatcgggctctgtgctgacagctcagagcctgcagcctgcttcggattctgtgtccccctctctctcgctgaccctctctcaaaagtaaataaacattaaaaagatttatgaaATATTGCTTACATCATAAAACGAAGAGTCCAAGAATGAAAGGTAAGagtcaaaggaaatgaacaagAGTTTTCTTTAGTGGTGAATCTCTGGGTAAATTTGTAACATGGTTCCTTCTGACCCTTCTACATTTTCATAGGCATCCATCTCCATTAGTtaaataatgggaaaaattatCAAAAGTGTCAGTTTTGAAATTCAAAAAGCCTTGTAGCTTTTTCTATCTGTTCTTCTGCCAATAATCatttgctgattaaaaaaaaaaatcttctagcATTTGGCCAAACTTTTTGGCCAATTTAAAACCAGGTTGGGGGAGAAAACCAAGTGGACAAATCACATCAAATATGCtttacttgaaatttgcttttacCTTTAAGACTTAGTTGCTAACTTCAGCAGCCTAAATTCCAGTTGTTTTTTTCAACCCCCACTTCCAACctgattgcttttaaaaagtgagttgtCAGCCACAATGAAGTATAACCAACACATTTAAAactagtctttttaaaaaaggactttgCTTGAGgaacctgggtcactcagttggttaagcgtctgactcttgattttggctcaggtcatgatctcgtggttcatgagttcaagcccctgtgtcgggctctgcactgacagcacggagcctgcttgggattctctctgaccctcctccagcTTATGCTcgccctttctctcaaaataaacaaacaaacattaaaaaaaggacttTGCTCAGCTTAGTAACTCTCAACTCTGGCTGTACATTAAAATAACCTGGTTAGCTTTTTAGACTGATTCCTGCCCAGAACCCATCCTCAGGAAGTTCGATTTAATTGTTCTAGGCAAGTGTTTAAAGctcttcaggtgattctaatgtacaacCAGGATTGCAAACAGCAAGCTTATATCacatcactttttattttctgcatctttGATGATACAATGAGGAAAATCTTCAGGATAATTACAGAAATATTACATTTGAGAGGAGTTAATATTGTctgctaataaaaagaaaaattggtctCTTGTAGTTAATTCACAGGtaaagtggaaaaatataaaaaagcatttcacataCTACCTTGtaaacatttctgtatttcacAGGCTTGTTTCTGGCACGGATCCTTCTGCGGCATATccagaaaactaaaataagaaaaatgatttttattttgtcttttatccaTAAAGACTTTAAAGCCCTTATAGATGGAATTTTCTTCTGAGACAACTAGGTATGCTAGAAAACATTTGCACTAAAAAATACTCTTCCCATTCATAGGATGaatcaagtgtatttttataatatccaTTTCATTCAATTTGGAAGCTATGAGTAGCTTTACATGAAAAAAGAACCCTTGAATTCAATCAACTCATCTTGAATACTGTAAACCAATGTTGGGCTAGAGGAGCCCACTGCTCAGATCTATCATTCACAGAACCACTCTTGGTAAGTCATTAAACTCCTTGCAATTTTTCCGTATAATTCATGTGTAAATTGGGGACCATTCCTACCCAACTCCAAGCATTAATGGAAGGACTAAGTGTgatgaaatatataaagtacaCACAATAGTGCCTGGAAGGAAGGCAGTAAGGACTCAATACATGGTAGCCGTGATTCCCAagatgtaaaaagtaaaaacctTACTTTTAATGTACATAAACAGTTATGACTACTTTAACTCAGGAAATTATCAGGTAGTAAATGCTTTCCTAGGAATCAGCAATATTTGGTGCTATTATTACTTCCTGAGAAAGGTGCTAGGTAAGcagctaaaatattttttggagcTCTTACAGAAACcaacttatttaaaatatctataaccAGAGAACGAATTTAAGTGCCCATGATTTTGATCGGCAACTTCTAATAATTTGAAGGCACAActgcagaaaggaaaaaggcCCAGGAGCCTTGGTAGCTAATTTCATTAATTGAAACGACCTCCTTTTGTTTCAGAGCCCCCTAAATTCTCAGTAGATCCAAGTTAGGTCAGTACTGGGATGGGAAACACCGGAGCAAAACCTCGGATATTTACAGGACGGGAGAAGGAAAGGCAGGTGAATTGCTGCAGGGCAAATAAGCGACAAATAGATGTTGATGCTGCTAGCAGctgctctcttctctctaaaTCAGTACCAAGTCCTTGGCGGTCAGGTGCTGACTTTTGTGGGACTCATCAGATCCCAGTTCCAGCTGATGATGTCCATGAAAGGTTCCATGGCAATTTCCAAAGGAGTCGACTTCAAGTTACGTGTCCTGACTAAGTGCTTTTGTTGACTTGCTTTCTGCCTGTGTAACCCCCTCTCTGCAGTTCCACTTGTGCTGTTGGTCATGACCCTTCCTACGCTTCTGCGTTCTTGAGCAGTTGTTCaacccactccctccccccaggcccaCAGGTGGGTGCACTGCAGTGGTGGATGAAGTGATTGCCATGTACTGAACAGAACAGAGGAGCATATCTTCCTAGAATCCCAgcacctggaaaaaaaatagatcattaaAATCACCACAGCCaaagagagtgaaaaagaagGGAGAACGGGGGATAAATAGAAATACATACCAGGTTAATCATCAGGCAAAAGCTTAAGCAACAGCTCCTGTACTCCCCTGAcctgtcagaaaaagaaaagtttatagaGTACTCCGTTGTAAGAGCCCCAGTACAATGGAAAATGATTAAGCAACATGGGTACCATTAAATGATGCTGGATCTGCCACAAGCGAGAGTTGTTATCCATGTAGCGCTCCTCAGGGTAGAGTTGCCACATGAGAGGTAGCTGGGAGGTAAGAAGGTGACTCGGCCTAGCTGCGTCACCTAAGGGAACCTGAACTTGCTGGACTCGTGCCCTTAGGAAACTCGTctcctaatggaaaaaaaatgatcaaaaataaaagcaaacgtTTCAGGATACTGAGACTGGCTAGAAACCAAGTTGCTTCAAAGCAAAATcgataaaaaaataagcaaaatacaaACACTTACCTCTTCCACGACGGCCACCCACGTGCGCTGGTATTCGTCGCGGTAGATACCCTCTTGGTGAACCCAGAGGTGATCGGGTGGAGCCCCTGCATCCTCTCCTGCCATTCTGGGCTTTGGGTTCCAATTCTAGCCCTGCTTTTCTCCACCTAAGCCTGCAGCACCCGCGCACAGGACACAGGTGTGACTTTTTGGGTTTGAATGAACTCGCCAGTGAGCAAGGTGACCCGGTACTAGCAACACCAACCAGAACCAGAACTCATACACGTCTACTTGCACAGCCTAAATAGAGCCGAGGCCATCTGAAGCTGCCTGCAGGACACTGAAGTGACGCTCAGCAGTGTCTTGGGTAATGCTAACTGTTGACTGCGAAGCACGCAGCTCCTCAGGAAGCCAGGCAGTGGTCTCCCAATCTTGGCATTTACAAAGCAGCATCTGACCAAGTGTGGTTAGCAACGGAGTGTGCACAGCAGGGTGCTAAGGGCACTCAATTGGGCAAGAAAGCAGTATAACAACGGACCTGGGTGTGCCGTATCTCCCAGGTAAAAGTCCCTTCCAAACagctccatttttaaaagattgtgaaGGCTGAATTATGTACGTTgctaaattgaaattaaaagtttgttttaagaCAAACGACCTATTTGTCAGCTTACTTAGAAAGGTTACTTATGTCAGTTGGGCATTTCCAGAAGGGGGTTTTCAtgttaggaaaaatatttaagatagcTTCATGGAATTCTAAAGCTGCAAAACACCTTGGCGATCATGGTGATTTGAGGCTGAGAGCAAATGATAGTTATCCATCTAGGTCCTTGTTTCATTTTAGTAATGCTTCAGGATGTCACAGGAGCCCATTTCTCCATAGAGGTGTGCATTTAAATTCTGATTTCCCAAGTCAGAGGGCCAGAAAAACCCCTCTGCTTTTTGGTGTAAAGGAAGCAAAGGTACTGGGCAAAATCCTTCCATCACACAGATTAGGCTCTAACCCCATAAGGATCTCTTTGTACCTGGCTTCTACTGTCACGGCACAATTTCACTGTATTTCTACCTCTGACAGCACAGATACAGCATTGGGGGATCTGCCCCCACAAAACAAAGGCCTCCTGTTCCCCTTGGGTGGCCTTTAGGTAGAAGAGGAGCTGCCACACACCTTTGGAGGTTGTTAAGCCATTAAACTGAGATTGTCCACAGCAAATGAGATGCCAGAACAGAGGATGATGCAGCCCAGGAAAAAGCTAGAAAGAACTGAGCTAAACCAAATCCTCTTTTCAAGGACAACAATCTGAgtctgatttttccccccttaacaACTGTTAGTTCACCATCcctaaaagtagaaaatatcttttatagAGTTAGGAAATGGTCTTATCTCAGTGGTTAATTTCAGAGCATTATGGTTGCTTCAGCCATTGTATCCTGAATGGAGGTGACTCTGAGCCCATCCTAAGCTTCTAGGCCTCTCTCCTTCCAAACTCACCTAAAGTGGAACCCCTTCCCCTTCGCCAAATCCCAGTTTCTCTCAGTTATCTTGGACTTCTTCATCTTGTTCAGTTGCTACATCCTATCTGTCACCAATTCTAGGAAGCACCACTACCACTGTATTTGAGACTAATTTTCCCCTAAATACTAGGCTCATTACTAGCTCCAAAGGTTTGCTCTTGCTTTCTCCTTGCCTAAAATGCTTCCACAGGCCATTTTCTGTATGCCTTTTAGGACCACTGCAACATTTATGTCTAAGCTCTTACTCATATTTTGGCCTCTGATTTAAATTGCCTTGCACATTTGCTTTGCTTATTTCACAAGTCCTGTCTCCCTTCAAAGACCGTATTATAAGCTCTTTGATTCACAGGAATGATACACTACTGAGCACCCCAAGTCTCAAATACTAGTCAGTGTCCTTGTGAGTAGGTGGACATATATGCTGACAAGGGAAATGGATAAATATCACATATACAAGAGTAGAGATTGATTCTCTAGGTGTACTATATGACTACATATtttttgaaagctatttttttttccatttagtagACACAATCattctgcctctcctcttcccaaGGGCTTTTGGAAAAGAGAGATAGTAAATACGAAtgttaaaataaagtatattaatgTCTGGATTTTGAGTACAAAAGAAGTGTGgccatttaataaaaaatagaaaccaagTGTTAAGGGTTTCAGTATCGTTTCAAGTTCACAGATAGATTCACTCACAGACAACCATCAATATCCTGACATTTAAACTTGTCTTGgatgaaaagtaaaatgttagTGGTTATGCTGACATTAAAAGGGAATGATTCCAGTGGTATAGAGGGCAAACAAATCGGAGATGATAGTGTGAGTTACTATGAATCACTACAAAGAGGCCCATGAGTCACTACAAAATATTCTCAGAAGAAAGGCAGTGTGATGTGCTGCTGTGACCTAAAGACCAACATGCTGGGCATCAGCAGCATGAGCCTGGGAACAAACCCCAGCACATGACCCTGGACTTGTGTGTGCTACCACTTAGACACAGCATGAAGGCCCAGTGAAAGGCAAGGGCAGTGGCCAAGGGACTGAGAAACTGCCATGTGAGCTCAAAGCACAACATCCTTACCGAAGCAGAAAGTGACTGGGAAAGCGTGAGATCAAAGACCACAAAATACCAGGTTGTAGGAATTGAGCACCATCTCTCTAAAATATCATTCCTGGAACACTTTTCCCTACCTGTCTCTttggtcaaataagtttgggaatCTATAGTCATAAAAGCTGTGGCAAGTTACACAGTAAGGcgactttattttgtttataccATTTCCCGAATTTATTTGACTAGAGAACATTTTTCTGCACATGAACCTTGTTCACAAACTTCAGAACTCCTTAAACTACTATGAATCTCTTAAATACTCAAGATAAACTGAGGTACACGGTGCAATGTAATACACAGAACATAAACTTGTTTCCCTCAACTCCAAGGAATACTACCATGTGCAAATTGAAATGGATTCAAACAGTGCTTATATTAGGTTTATCATCTGTTAAGGTACTAATACAGATTGTCCCCATGGGGGTGACCTTGTGTTATGGTCAGAGACCATAGTGGCCTACATGGACTATTTACTAGTATGGCATTTCGTAAGTTATGTTTTGAATGGATGATATATAACATAGGAGGGCTTTCGTAAGgagtataattccatttacaggTGTTTGGacaatttttaagtattaattaCTTGAAGACACTTTAGTTGAAGTGAATTAATCACCGGATTTAATTACAATGGGTGAAGTTACTCAGAACGTGTTCACTAGAGTTAGTCTGGCCTGGGTATGAATCCTGATTTTATCAGTGACTAGCTTTGTGACTAGACAAATTAAGCTGTCTAGAGTTCAGTTTTTTGAGGtgtaaaatgagaaacaaagaacGTATTGATCATAATCGTCAGCAGTTATTTACCACTTCTTGTatgttttatatgtgtatatatacatattatatatattatatatataatatatattatatatatataggaagtTGTGGACTGATTCTAATTGGAGCAGTTTCCATACAAAGGTATATCAAGGCTTAGTAGAGTGTCTAGGACATAAGTTTGCTGtaaatgttaagttttttttctcctgcaatTAAAGATTTAGAAATGTGCAATGCAGCGGCGAGTATTATGAAAGTCAGAGAATATCATTCTCGAATTTGAGAGTAACTGAGAGCAACGACAAAGGAAGGGGTGTTTTTTGTCTTGAAGGTATCTAAAGGTACTTTATAAAGTCAGAATATTCCATTGCTGAACATAATAATGAGAAGAATGGCCATCCTTGTCCTATTCCAGCAGGGCATATTTGCCATGAACAGTATCTGGAAGTAATATATGGTGTAAACTTGACACTTTAGAGACAAAATGTAGATGGGTCCAATGTAATCGCACACTTGAAGTTTTGTCCCATATCCATGAGTATCAGAATGAATCATGGACACAGGTGCCATGTGAACCTTAAGCATTAGGTCAAAATGGAGGTTGGTGGCATATATGTGACAGGTAATCCCAGTGGATGTGGGCCCTATCTGTGGTGGGGAGAGTTGGGTTGGAACTGACTTCGGAGAAAAGAGCAAAGCATCAACACCTCTTCAAGTGGAACGTTGGGAATGTTCCCTTTCCAGTACTGCCATGTCTGCCTGGCTTCAACACTACACAGGGAATCGAGAAGCAGATCAAAGAAACATAAACACTGATGGGCTGTGGAGGCGGCAAGGCATagattttcctttgctttagaATGGTTCCTCACATCCACGTGTCATTCCTAAGCTTGGGAGTGGAAAGATCTGTACTTTTACCCGTGGCACGTTTGCCATTCCTGAAAAGAAAAGGACTTTTACGTACAGTTTCACCATATCTGATACCATCAGGACAAGGAGAGAGCTGAGGACACTTGTAGTGTGGATATGGGCTGCGATACATCCGACCTTCGGTGAAAGCTCACGTCCCCCATTCCCGTCCCTGTATCAAACAAGCAGGTACCTAAAAGCCAAGCTTCAGAGTGATACTTTTTCCGATACAGTATAGCACTGTTTCTGGAAGAGGTTACTCACATGAATATAATGTTTCTTGGGCTACTTAATCCGCCTCAGGAGCCGCGAGGCTAAAACTTCCAGGTCCCCCGCCCTGGGCCACTCAAGGCAGGATCGGGACGTGAGCCTGGGGCGGGCCGAGGTCACCCGAACCGAAGTTAGGAGGCGAGGG
The window above is part of the Panthera tigris isolate Pti1 chromosome X, P.tigris_Pti1_mat1.1, whole genome shotgun sequence genome. Proteins encoded here:
- the CMC4 gene encoding cx9C motif-containing protein 4 isoform X2, whose protein sequence is MPQKDPCQKQACEIQKCLQANNYMESKCQAVIQELRKCCARYPKGRSLVCSGFENEEEEKLTLKPTAK
- the CMC4 gene encoding cx9C motif-containing protein 4 isoform X1, whose translation is MDKRQNKNHFSYFSFLDMPQKDPCQKQACEIQKCLQANNYMESKCQAVIQELRKCCARYPKGRSLVCSGFENEEEEKLTLKPTAK
- the MTCP1 gene encoding protein p13 MTCP-1; this encodes MAGEDAGAPPDHLWVHQEGIYRDEYQRTWVAVVEEETSFLRARVQQVQVPLGDAARPSHLLTSQLPLMWQLYPEERYMDNNSRLWQIQHHLMVRGVQELLLKLLPDD